In Prochlorococcus marinus XMU1404, the sequence ATCATAAGTGAACTAGAAATTGGTCAGATAAGACTAGATGCAAGACTTTTACTAGATTTTTTTGATATTTTCAATGAGATCAACGATCGCAAAAATTTAAAAGGTAACTTGCAAAAGCTAATGAGTTTGGATAAATGGATCCTCTCATCAAAGGACTCTCTCGAAATTAGAGAACAACAAATTCAAATGGCAAAATCTCTCTTTGATTTAACCAAAGAATTTGGATTTGAATATCTATATGAAAATAATAAAAAAAGCTCCTGGTCATTAGCGTGGAGTTGGGCTTGTTATTGTTTTGAAATTACCAAGTTAGAAATGGTTGAGAATTTTTTCTATGCGTGGAGTGCAAACCAACTTAGTGCTGCGTTAAGAATTATTCCTATTGGATCCACAAAAGCACAATTAATTCAGAGAGACTTATTAGCAATAATTTCAAAAGTTTCTAAAGAAATTATGGACAAAGAAATCGATGACATCTATTTTGGCAATGTAGGTTTAGCTATGGCACAACAAAATCATAATGACCTTTATACAAAACTTTTTAGAAATTAATTTATGAGCAGCAAATTGAGAGTAGGGGTTGCTGGGCCTGT encodes:
- a CDS encoding urease accessory protein UreF, with product MSKSHLLKYLLISPNLPVGGFCYSEGMESFLHNKNLTDSNSVKELIISELEIGQIRLDARLLLDFFDIFNEINDRKNLKGNLQKLMSLDKWILSSKDSLEIREQQIQMAKSLFDLTKEFGFEYLYENNKKSSWSLAWSWACYCFEITKLEMVENFFYAWSANQLSAALRIIPIGSTKAQLIQRDLLAIISKVSKEIMDKEIDDIYFGNVGLAMAQQNHNDLYTKLFRN